Proteins from a single region of Planctomycetota bacterium:
- the cpaB gene encoding Flp pilus assembly protein CpaB, whose translation MPEINVDKIKQFAPIGAAGVLGLAAAGIGWMLVSSSGNGPVQQIAAVDFDEIVVAARDLPAGYALTADDLTFMKVESGSTPSSAFADISSLVEAVGEDGTARPRVLTHPVSAGQPVMALHLAEEETPEGLAALVQPGMRAISIQVDSAHGLKGMLLAGSRVDIVATVSAESDTIARTVAQDVLVLAVGGVFRDAPKATVEDEDDPYKNPEDRGRDITLMVTPEQAARIDLAFASGRPRLVLRGGGDRELSPFTGLTLAELAGLKKDDPQAFDPWGGNYDEQPYEWEPSTVSTDTEPAAPVVIDKAGGAKIVGAAGIDLNPIATPSTDVPSAEGDESVQKQPEAPSADPTQPKTQPDPRPTVRPRPAKPRTVEIIRGGVSSVEVVPPSSKKSDQNKK comes from the coding sequence CGTGCAGCAGATCGCCGCTGTCGACTTCGACGAGATCGTCGTCGCCGCCCGCGATCTTCCCGCCGGCTATGCACTGACGGCCGATGACCTGACCTTCATGAAGGTCGAAAGCGGCTCGACTCCGTCGTCGGCATTCGCCGACATCAGCTCGCTGGTCGAGGCCGTCGGCGAAGACGGCACGGCTCGGCCGCGCGTGTTGACCCACCCGGTCTCTGCCGGCCAGCCCGTCATGGCGCTGCACCTGGCAGAAGAAGAGACGCCCGAAGGTCTGGCCGCACTCGTGCAGCCGGGCATGCGGGCGATCAGCATTCAGGTCGACTCTGCACACGGCCTCAAGGGCATGTTGCTCGCCGGCAGCCGCGTCGACATCGTCGCGACTGTCTCTGCCGAGTCGGACACCATCGCCCGCACCGTCGCACAGGACGTCCTGGTCCTTGCCGTTGGCGGCGTCTTCCGTGACGCACCCAAGGCGACGGTGGAAGACGAGGACGACCCATACAAGAACCCCGAAGATCGCGGCCGTGACATCACGCTCATGGTCACGCCCGAGCAGGCGGCGCGAATCGACCTGGCCTTTGCCAGCGGTCGCCCGCGTCTGGTCCTGCGTGGCGGCGGCGATCGCGAACTGTCACCGTTCACCGGACTGACCCTGGCCGAGCTGGCCGGGCTGAAGAAGGACGACCCGCAGGCATTCGACCCGTGGGGCGGCAACTACGACGAACAGCCTTACGAGTGGGAGCCGTCGACGGTCTCCACTGACACCGAGCCCGCTGCACCAGTCGTCATCGACAAGGCAGGCGGTGCCAAGATCGTCGGCGCGGCCGGCATCGACCTCAACCCGATTGCCACACCGTCGACGGACGTGCCGTCGGCCGAGGGTGACGAGTCGGTCCAGAAGCAGCCGGAAGCCCCGTCTGCCGACCCGACCCAGCCCAAGACCCAGCCCGATCCGCGTCCGACGGTTCGTCCGCGTCCGGCCAAGCCGCGGACGGTCGAGATCATCCGCGGCGGCGTGAGCTCCGTCGAGGTGGTTCCGCCGTCTTCCAAGAAGTCCGACCAGAACAAGAAGTAA